A DNA window from Bradyrhizobium sp. CCBAU 53421 contains the following coding sequences:
- a CDS encoding AMP-binding protein, whose protein sequence is MSNPLYAFPAVCEQTLRALARYPSRTAFAWPGGSLSYQGATDLIGRMQNVFMRLGLAPGTRVAMLTANRADSWCAGVAAQLSRLAITWLHPLGSLDDQLFQIEDSEAEMLVVDGITFRDRGGELAAKAQGLKTIFTLGPADYGADLLQVVEDAGSASAKNFAREDDISTLNYTGGTTGKSKGALRYHREYGGFAAAILADFEIPETPRYLTVAPISHVAGTKVLPTLMRGGTVHMLKGFDPEAVFKTIEREKINFTLFVPTMIYVMLDHPALPRTDLSSLELLLYGASAMSPSRLVEGIERIGPVFSQLYGQTECYPVSVLRKADHDPRTPELFLSCGFPITACQVKILDQDDQEVATGEAGEICVRATHVMAEYWKRPDITAETLKSGWLHTGDIARKDERGYMFILDRKKDMIVSGGFNIFPREVEDVLSQHADVAMVAVVGVPDDKWGEAVTAVVVAREGASPNADELIGLVKAKKGSAHAPKQIQFVKELPMTGVGKVDKKVLKARFWSGRDRMVG, encoded by the coding sequence ATGAGCAATCCGCTCTATGCATTTCCGGCGGTGTGCGAGCAGACCTTGCGGGCGCTGGCGCGCTATCCGTCGCGCACCGCCTTCGCTTGGCCGGGCGGATCGCTCAGCTATCAGGGCGCGACCGACCTGATCGGACGGATGCAGAACGTGTTCATGCGGCTCGGCTTAGCGCCGGGTACCCGCGTCGCGATGCTCACCGCCAACCGCGCCGACAGCTGGTGCGCCGGCGTCGCCGCGCAACTGTCGCGGCTCGCAATTACATGGCTGCACCCTCTCGGCTCGCTCGACGACCAGCTGTTCCAGATCGAGGACTCCGAGGCCGAGATGCTGGTCGTCGACGGCATCACGTTTCGGGATCGCGGCGGTGAGCTCGCGGCGAAGGCACAGGGCCTGAAGACCATCTTCACGCTAGGCCCGGCGGATTACGGCGCCGACCTGTTGCAGGTGGTCGAGGATGCCGGGAGCGCGAGCGCGAAGAACTTCGCCCGCGAGGACGACATCTCGACCCTGAACTACACCGGCGGCACGACCGGCAAATCCAAGGGCGCGCTGCGCTATCACCGCGAATATGGCGGCTTCGCCGCCGCGATCCTCGCCGACTTCGAGATTCCCGAGACGCCGCGCTACCTCACGGTGGCCCCCATCAGCCATGTCGCGGGTACAAAAGTGCTGCCGACGCTGATGCGCGGCGGCACCGTGCACATGCTGAAGGGGTTCGATCCGGAGGCCGTGTTCAAGACCATCGAGCGCGAGAAGATCAACTTCACGCTGTTCGTGCCGACCATGATCTATGTGATGCTGGATCATCCGGCGCTGCCCAGGACCGATCTCTCCTCGCTCGAGCTGTTGCTGTACGGCGCCTCCGCGATGTCGCCGAGCCGGCTGGTCGAAGGCATCGAGCGGATCGGCCCGGTGTTCTCGCAGCTTTATGGCCAGACCGAATGCTATCCGGTCTCGGTGCTGCGCAAGGCGGATCATGACCCGAGGACGCCGGAGCTGTTCCTGTCCTGCGGTTTCCCGATCACCGCCTGCCAGGTGAAGATCCTCGATCAGGACGACCAGGAGGTCGCGACCGGCGAGGCCGGCGAGATCTGCGTGCGCGCCACGCATGTGATGGCCGAATACTGGAAGCGGCCCGACATCACGGCGGAGACGCTGAAGAGCGGCTGGCTGCACACCGGCGACATCGCCCGCAAGGACGAGCGCGGCTACATGTTCATCCTCGATCGCAAGAAGGACATGATCGTCTCCGGCGGCTTCAACATTTTTCCGCGCGAGGTCGAAGATGTGCTGTCGCAGCACGCTGATGTGGCGATGGTCGCGGTGGTCGGCGTGCCCGACGACAAATGGGGCGAGGCGGTCACGGCCGTCGTGGTGGCGCGCGAGGGTGCTTCACCCAACGCCGACGAGTTGATCGGCCTCGTCAAGGCGAAGAAGGGCTCGGCGCACGCGCCGAAGCAGATTCAGTTCGTCAAGGAGCTGCCGATGACCGGCGTCGGCAAGGTCGACAAGAAGGTGCTGAAGGCGCGCTTCTGGTCCGGCCGCGACCGCATGGTGGGGTGA
- a CDS encoding thioesterase family protein, with product MEPIFRVDGDRVVTSPDAAGPWDPRMQHGSAPAALVVWAAEAIPTPVPMRIARVTIDLMRPVPVAPLTISSEILRDGRKLQLCGVRLLADGVLVVSATVLKIKHQAAELPPDVAALPVDLPGPDESMVEPGNLANSPFVKNISMRAARGRFGVLGPGAIWFRVDRPLIAGAAVSQAMRAVVASDFSNGVSPALDFSQWTFINADLTVSLAREPVGEWILLDSESWIGPDGAGLAMSRLADQRGYFGRTVQSLVIERR from the coding sequence ATGGAGCCGATCTTTCGCGTTGACGGCGACCGCGTCGTCACCAGTCCCGATGCCGCGGGTCCGTGGGACCCGCGGATGCAGCATGGCTCCGCGCCGGCCGCGCTGGTGGTGTGGGCCGCCGAAGCGATCCCGACGCCGGTGCCGATGCGGATCGCGCGGGTCACGATCGACCTGATGCGTCCGGTGCCCGTGGCACCGCTGACGATCTCGAGCGAGATCCTGCGCGACGGCCGCAAGCTCCAGCTCTGTGGCGTCAGGCTGCTCGCCGACGGCGTTCTCGTCGTCTCGGCCACCGTGCTGAAGATCAAGCATCAGGCGGCCGAGCTGCCGCCGGATGTCGCAGCCCTTCCAGTCGATCTGCCGGGCCCCGACGAAAGCATGGTCGAGCCGGGCAATCTCGCGAACAGTCCGTTCGTGAAGAACATCTCGATGCGGGCCGCGCGCGGCCGCTTCGGTGTGCTGGGCCCGGGCGCGATCTGGTTCCGCGTCGACCGGCCGCTGATCGCAGGCGCGGCCGTCTCGCAGGCGATGCGCGCGGTGGTCGCTTCGGATTTCTCCAACGGCGTTTCTCCGGCGCTCGATTTCAGCCAGTGGACCTTCATCAACGCCGATCTCACCGTGAGCCTAGCGCGCGAGCCGGTCGGCGAATGGATCCTGCTCGACAGCGAGTCCTGGATCGGGCCTGACGGTGCCGGGCTTGCGATGTCGCGGCTCGCCGACCAGCGCGGCTATTTCGGCCGTACCGTCCAGAGCCTCGTGATCGAGCGGCGCTAG
- a CDS encoding nitronate monooxygenase family protein has protein sequence MSADLLARFRDRLRLPLIAAPMFLVSGVELVVAACRNGVIGSFPTVNCRETEQLDAWLGDIARRLQVHVDASGRAAAPICPNLIVHRSNTRLQQDLAVLLRHKPELVITSVGSPAPVLAPLHDAGALVFADVASIRHAERAVAAGADGLVLLTAGAGGQTGWLNPFVFVRAVRAFFDGPIVLAGGISDGHALRAAEALGCDLAYMGTKFIATRESMADARYKQMLVEATADDILLTTAFTGLQTNMLRPSIEAAGLDPDDLPARGAIDIGKDIDIGARENRPKRWRDIWSGGHSTSGVTGVVGVDELVAQTVAEYEAASERVRLA, from the coding sequence TTGTCCGCTGATCTTCTTGCGCGCTTTCGCGATCGCCTCCGGTTGCCGCTGATTGCCGCGCCGATGTTTCTGGTGTCGGGCGTCGAACTGGTGGTAGCCGCCTGCCGCAATGGCGTGATCGGCTCGTTTCCGACGGTGAATTGCCGTGAGACGGAACAGCTCGATGCGTGGCTCGGCGACATCGCGCGCCGCCTGCAGGTGCATGTCGACGCGAGCGGAAGGGCGGCGGCGCCGATCTGTCCGAACCTGATCGTGCATCGCTCCAACACGCGGCTGCAGCAGGACCTCGCGGTGCTGTTGCGGCACAAGCCCGAGCTTGTGATTACCTCGGTCGGTTCACCTGCGCCCGTGCTTGCACCTCTGCACGATGCCGGCGCGCTGGTGTTTGCCGACGTCGCCTCGATCCGTCATGCCGAGCGTGCGGTCGCAGCCGGCGCCGACGGGCTCGTGCTGCTTACCGCGGGCGCCGGCGGGCAGACCGGCTGGCTCAATCCGTTCGTGTTCGTCCGCGCGGTGCGCGCATTCTTCGACGGCCCGATCGTGCTGGCCGGCGGCATCAGCGACGGTCACGCGCTGCGCGCCGCAGAGGCGCTCGGCTGCGATCTCGCCTATATGGGCACCAAGTTCATCGCGACGCGCGAAAGCATGGCGGACGCGAGGTACAAGCAGATGCTGGTCGAGGCGACCGCCGACGACATCCTGCTCACGACAGCCTTCACGGGTTTGCAGACCAATATGCTGCGGCCCTCGATCGAGGCCGCCGGGCTCGATCCCGACGATTTGCCGGCGCGCGGCGCGATCGACATCGGCAAGGACATCGACATCGGCGCCCGCGAGAACCGCCCGAAGCGCTGGCGCGATATCTGGAGCGGCGGTCATTCCACCTCGGGGGTGACCGGGGTGGTTGGCGTCGACGAACTCGTCGCGCAAACGGTCGCGGAGTACGAGGCGGCGAGTGAGCGGGTGCGGCTCGCCTGA
- a CDS encoding ATP-binding protein, translated as MKPGPSSERAVILVASERDAVRTAHLIKEAGYYANICGDLAELEGQVASGAGLAIIADEAIRTADLAGLTNWLNAQPSWSDFPIVLMSEKGGPERNPEAARLGRALGNVTFIERPFHPTTLVSLVAAAVRGRRRQYQTRQILEDLTESEGLLQTALDAGHLGALELHLPDLELEASPTCKTFFGRKPRDPFIYQDLLAAVHPDDRARRSEIVEQTLRTGADYRIEYRNIWPDGTQHWVDVRARAVRRPDGSIRSLVGVCSDITARKTAEIEREALLAQLAAERTALAELTATLEQRVEQRTADLMKEVAARERAQEQLRHAQKMEAIGQLTGGVAHDFNNLLMAVMGNLDLLRKRMPEDPRLRRLVDGALQGAERGASLTQRLLAFARQQDLRAVPVDLGALVHDMSELLERSLGPRIALRLDIPGGLPAACVDTNQLELAVLNLAINARDAMPDGGVIEIRLAAFQSKGDPALQPGNYLKLSVIDSGTGMSPDVLKRAIEPFFSSKPVGKGTGLGLSMVHGLAEQLGGALQLSSAVGKGTTAELLLPVATTAPAVESPVPAAQKVKRSAVILLVDDDPLIAMSTMEMLEDLGHRVIGASSGPHALDILRSDQEIDLMMTDHVMPGMTGIELAVASREVRPHLIVLLATGYAELPDGTQVDLPRLAKPYHQDQLRERLDQLLGQGAGQHTVAASTDSLAAPSTLSPSP; from the coding sequence ATGAAGCCCGGCCCGTCCTCGGAACGCGCGGTCATCCTCGTCGCGAGCGAGCGGGACGCCGTCAGGACTGCCCACCTGATCAAGGAAGCCGGCTACTACGCCAATATCTGCGGCGACCTCGCCGAGCTCGAGGGCCAGGTCGCAAGCGGGGCGGGCCTTGCCATCATTGCGGATGAGGCGATCAGAACCGCCGACCTTGCCGGCCTGACGAACTGGCTGAACGCGCAGCCGTCATGGTCGGATTTTCCCATCGTGCTGATGAGCGAGAAGGGCGGGCCCGAGCGCAATCCCGAGGCGGCGCGGCTTGGCCGCGCGCTCGGCAATGTCACCTTCATCGAGCGTCCGTTTCACCCGACCACACTGGTGAGCCTGGTCGCCGCGGCGGTGCGTGGCCGCCGCCGCCAGTACCAGACCCGCCAGATCCTGGAAGACCTGACCGAGAGCGAAGGCCTGCTGCAGACCGCGCTCGATGCCGGCCATCTCGGCGCGCTCGAACTTCATCTGCCGGATCTCGAGCTCGAGGCATCGCCGACCTGCAAGACGTTCTTCGGGCGCAAGCCCCGCGATCCCTTCATTTATCAGGATCTGCTTGCCGCGGTGCATCCGGATGACCGCGCCCGCCGCAGCGAAATCGTCGAGCAAACGCTGCGCACCGGCGCGGATTACCGGATCGAGTATCGCAACATCTGGCCCGACGGCACCCAGCACTGGGTCGATGTCCGCGCCCGCGCGGTGCGCCGGCCGGATGGCAGCATCCGGTCGCTGGTCGGGGTCTGCTCCGACATCACCGCGCGCAAGACCGCGGAGATCGAGCGCGAGGCGCTGTTGGCGCAGCTCGCCGCGGAGCGCACCGCGCTCGCCGAGCTCACCGCGACGCTGGAGCAGCGGGTCGAGCAGCGCACCGCCGACCTTATGAAGGAGGTCGCCGCGCGCGAGCGGGCGCAGGAACAGCTCCGCCATGCGCAGAAGATGGAGGCGATCGGCCAGCTTACCGGCGGCGTCGCGCACGACTTCAACAATCTGCTGATGGCCGTGATGGGCAATCTCGACCTGCTGCGCAAGCGGATGCCGGAGGACCCGCGCCTGCGCCGGCTGGTCGACGGCGCGTTGCAGGGCGCCGAGCGCGGTGCCTCGCTGACGCAGCGGCTGCTGGCATTCGCGCGGCAGCAGGATTTGCGCGCGGTGCCGGTCGATCTTGGCGCGCTGGTGCACGACATGAGCGAATTGCTGGAGCGCTCGCTCGGGCCGCGCATCGCGCTGCGGCTCGACATCCCAGGCGGACTGCCGGCGGCTTGCGTCGATACCAACCAGCTCGAGCTTGCTGTGCTCAACCTTGCGATCAATGCACGCGATGCGATGCCGGATGGCGGCGTGATCGAAATCCGCCTCGCGGCCTTCCAGTCGAAGGGCGATCCGGCGCTGCAGCCGGGCAACTACCTGAAACTGTCTGTCATCGACAGCGGTACCGGCATGTCGCCGGATGTGCTGAAGCGGGCGATCGAGCCGTTCTTCTCGTCGAAGCCGGTGGGGAAGGGGACTGGGCTCGGCCTGTCGATGGTGCATGGGCTCGCGGAACAGCTCGGCGGCGCGCTGCAGCTGTCGAGTGCCGTCGGCAAGGGCACCACGGCCGAGCTGCTGCTGCCGGTTGCGACAACTGCGCCGGCGGTCGAGAGCCCGGTGCCTGCGGCGCAGAAGGTCAAGCGCTCGGCGGTGATCCTGCTGGTCGACGACGATCCGCTGATCGCGATGTCGACCATGGAGATGCTGGAGGACCTCGGCCATCGCGTGATCGGCGCCAGTTCCGGACCGCACGCGCTCGATATCCTCAGGAGCGATCAGGAGATCGACCTGATGATGACCGATCACGTGATGCCCGGCATGACCGGCATCGAACTCGCCGTGGCCTCGCGCGAGGTGCGGCCGCACCTCATCGTCCTGCTCGCCACCGGCTATGCCGAACTGCCCGACGGCACCCAGGTCGACCTGCCGCGGCTGGCCAAGCCGTACCACCAGGATCAGCTCCGCGAGCGGCTCGATCAGCTGCTGGGGCAGGGGGCAGGGCAGCACACGGTTGCAGCGAGCACCGACAGTCTCGCTGCGCCATCCACCTTGTCACCGTCACCCTGA